The following proteins are co-located in the Syngnathus scovelli strain Florida chromosome 21, RoL_Ssco_1.2, whole genome shotgun sequence genome:
- the c21h10orf90 gene encoding (E2-independent) E3 ubiquitin-conjugating enzyme FATS: MTLRRPAAHLPMGWRRSGDESHWETGSSKGESFSYVPRQDARPQSAIEGRQMDAWLHGMQGDGEASEGNRRPYRTPSFSGMSSCGNTTASSLGSRESLQSEFFVPVGRRGSLERVHISQTPKKEQSQLGYVTPVKTGWLPIQRRVITVDERQLASPQPAVQVKLKQPITPTFLKSRGTVSLHQDGQAERSPRRTWQTPDRSSPVIKQVLDKQDCATSQQRRPGIWKALRRGWNNTRLSGSGSSVPREEPPLVTRSRIEEPSRRTFAEYGRPDFVQQDPPRQPRRVEEPSLCSPPASTVTPPYRRHSLQASHIQTTSTPATLIPHSKVGFSSITISSRKVNRSASFTAADDMNPRKATIVKVTEQRTTVSSAPRRKAAIIKVTEIKESYSPGIRSGNGFAPVEAATSPLQNGKSPPAELSEQEPKRAAVRKWSLGLPQESLKESPNKDHQGAFSGRWSSTPCLTLIQTPEPHQSPEEVLARNAAAIIANIKLQRQLSTKKASSCNSEEDSSASPKGNSATDGQCTKDIPKPDESRAQPAPTIPDLQKSHHSISLQEALRRSRPRFIARSQERVQEMARRAQERKKRSRSGGSQTSATRSQRQARSSNDNLFKSREGAKELKSNRPITDVRRQKEEEKKKKEACLTNRQRMEIFKKKLLDQILHRSSN; the protein is encoded by the exons ATGACTCTCCGAAGGCCAGCTGCTCACCTGCCGATGGGCTGGAGGAGATCCGGCGACGAGTCCCACTGGGAGACCGGGAGCTCCAAGGGGGAGAGCTTCTCCTACGTCCCTCGCCAAGACGCTCGTCCGCAGAGCGCCATCGAGGGTAGACAGATGGACGCTTGGCTCCACGGAATGCAAGGCGATGGAGAAGCGAGTGAGGGGAACCGGAGACCGTACCGGACTCCCTCCTTCAGCGGCATGTCGTCCTGTGGCAACACGACGGCAAGTTCTTTAGGCAGCCGGGAGTCTCTGCAAAGTGAGTTCTTTGTCCCCGTGGGAcgcagggggagtctggaaagggTTCACATCTCGCAGACGCCAAAGAAAGAGCAGTCCCAACTCGGTTACGTCACGCCGGTGAAAACCGGATGGCTCCCGATTCAACGGAGAGTGATAACGGTGGACGAAAGACAACTGGCTTCACCGCAACCTGCTGTCCAG GTGAAATTGAAACAACCCATCACGCCGACGTTTCTGAAGAGTCGAGGAACAGTCAGCCTGCACCAAG ACGGACAAGCCGAGAGGAGTCCGCGTAGGACGTGGCAGACTCCCGATCGGTCGTCTCCTGTCATCAAACAG GTTCTGGACAAACAGGACTGCGCTACCAGCCAGCAGCGAAGGCCTGGAATCTGGAAAGCGCTGAGAAGAGGCTGGAATAATACCAGGCTGTCAGGGAGTGGCTCTTCTGTCCCACGTGAGGAACCCCCTCTGGTTACAAGAAGCAGAATAGAAGAGCCCTCGCGGAGAACTTTTGCCGAGTATGGCCGACCTGACTTCGTGCAGCAAG ACCCCCCAAGACAGCCAAGAAGAGTAGAAGAACCCTCGCTATGTAGTCCTCCTGCCTCCACCGTGACGCCCCCCTACAGACGCCACAGCTTGCAAGCGTCCCACATCCAGACCACGTCCACGCCCGCCACGCTCATCCCTCACAGCAAAGTAGGATTCTCATCCATCACCATCTCCAGTCGTAAAGTCAACCGCTCGGCCAGCTTCACCGCCGCCGACGACATGAACCCGAGGAAGGCCACCATCGTTAAAGTGACCGAGCAAAGGACCACGGTCAGCTCCGCTCCCCGAAGAAAGGCCGCGATTATCAAAGTGACCGAGATTAAGGAGAGCTACAGTCCGGGGATTCGCAGCGGGAACGGATTCGCTCCAGTAGAAGCCGCAACGTCTCCGCTACAAAACGGCAAATCTCCTCCGGCGGAGCTCTCTGAACAAGAACCCAAGAGAGCGGCTGTCAGGAAATGGAGCTTGGGGCTCCCTCAAGAGAGCTTAAAGGAAAGCCCAAATAAAGACCACCAGGGGGCGTTTTCCGGCAGATGGAGCTCGACTCCATGCCTCACCCTCATTCAAACGCCGG AGCCTCACCAGTCTCCGGAGGAAGTCCTGGCCCGAAACGCGGCCGCCATCATCGCCAACATCAAACTTCAAAGGCAACTGAGTACGAAGAAAGCGTCGTCCTGCAATTCAGAGGAGGATTCCTCCGCCTCCCCCAAGGGAAATTCAG CCACAGACGGACAATGCACAAAAGACATTCCCAAGCCGGATGAGTCTCGCGCCCAACCCGCACCGACCATTCCCGATCTTCAAAAATCACATCACTCCATTTCTCTCCAG GAGGCACTGCGGAGGTCCAGACCACGCTTCATTGCTCGCTCGCAGGAGCGCGTGCAGGAGATGGCGAGGAGGGCCCAGGAGCGGAAGAAGCGCTCCAGATCAGGAGGCTCCCAAACATCTGCCACTCGCAGCCAGAGACAAGCCCGCTCCAGCAACG ATAATCTGTTCAAATCCAGGGAGGGAGCCAAGGAGCTCAAATCAAATCG GCCAATAACTGATGTGAGGAGGCAAaaagaggaagagaaaaagaagaaggaggCCTGCTTGACCAACAGACAGCGAATGGAAATTTTCAAAAAG AAACTTTTGGATCAGATTCTACACAGGAGCAGCAACTGA